From the Xiphophorus maculatus strain JP 163 A chromosome 20, X_maculatus-5.0-male, whole genome shotgun sequence genome, one window contains:
- the c20h1orf74 gene encoding UPF0739 protein C1orf74 homolog — MTVEDLFVSAARNSLRSGRKGLSVAQSLNLAAQVLTVDLGLKPALLYDSNAACAEQLQRYLSCLQSLQLVSQSLLTLDLNGNSLIINADALRSNLEKMLCDGGPPVVNVSVSLEKPTISNTQRRWLTGVMADFLLLLEEFQRHDEADKPLYVGEKAEDWNLCTIFGLLLGYPVTYWFDQARSFENCLSMTPLVVATASAAWQTDGNAHRFCLYSFSVPAALQEETQPELENWRFRLQERFEQQSIMKDLSISQSTVTLPSICL, encoded by the coding sequence ATGACGGTGGAGGACCTCTTTGTCTCTGCAGCCCGTAACTCTCTGCGTTCTGGTAGAAAGGGTCTCTCCGTGGCTCAAAGTCTGAATCTTGCTGCTCAGGTCTTGACTGTGGATCTGGGGCTGAAGCCTGCTCTCCTGTACGACAGCAACGCTGCCTGTGCCGAACAGCTCCAGCGGTATCTGAGCTGCCTACAGTCTCTCCAGCTCGTGTCTCAATCCCTCCTCACGCTGGATTTAAATGGAAACAGTCTCATTATCAACGCAGATGCCCTCAGATCTAATTTAGAGAAGATGCTTTGTGACGGTGGTCCGCCTGTTGTaaatgtctctgtgtctttggaGAAGCCCACCATCTCTAATACTCAGAGAAGATGGCTGACAGGTGTGATGGCAGATTTTCTGCTCCTTCTGGAGGAGTTTCAGCGACACGACGAGGCTGATAAACCTCTTTATGTTGGCGAGAAAGCTGAAGATTGGAACCTGTGCACCATATTTGGTCTCTTACTGGGTTACCCAGTCACCTACTGGTTTGATCAGGCCAGGAGCTTTGAAAACTGTCTGTCCATGACGCCGCTGGTGGTGGCTACAGCATCAGCAGCATGGCAGACGGACGGCAACGCTCACAGGTTCTGTCTGTATTCGTTCAGCGTTCCCGCCGCTCTGCAGGAGGAGACTCAGCCCGAGCTGGAGAACTGGAGGTTCAGGCTGCAGGAGAGATTTGAGCAGCAAAGCATCATGAAGGACCTCAGTATCAGTCAGTCCACCGTCACTCTTCCCTCCATCTGTTTGTGA
- the tomm6 gene encoding mitochondrial import receptor subunit TOM6 homolog, with product MSGSNVKGSFPSRVSAWISSTYRFATDRNDFRRNLLVNLGLFAAGVWVARNLSDFDLMSPQPVT from the exons ATGAGCGGTTCAAACGTGAAAGGGAGTTTTCCATCCCGGGTGTCTGCGTGGATCAGCTCGACGTACCGCTTTGCGACAGACAGAAACGACTTTAGGAG gAATCTTCTGGTTAACCTGGGTTTGTTTGCCGCTGGAGTCTGGGTCGCTAGAAACCTCTCAGATTTCGACTTGATGTCTCCTCAGCCGGTGACTTAA
- the LOC102231004 gene encoding ubiquinol-cytochrome-c reductase complex assembly factor 2, with translation MSATRYRRFLKLCEEWPRDETKKARDLGTFLRQRVASAFREGENTQLADPEKCDQMYESLARINGNAYRQRFPRVRDTSFTGVTAEECRVLLSGSMQQSMDEEKKGLWKSLMERFSSKSPEDGPEKAPEK, from the exons ATGTCTGCCACCAGATACCGTCGGTTCCTTAAACTGTGTGAGGAATGGCCCCGAGACGAGACCAAGAAGGCGCGGGATCTGGGGACATTTCTGCGGCAGAGAGTGGCTTCCGCGTTCCGCGAGGGTGAAAACACGCAG CTTGCAGATCCAGAGAAATGTGACCAGATGTATGAAAGTTTGGCTCGCATTAATGGAAATGCATACAGACAGCGG tttccTCGTGTGAGAGACACAAGTTTTACAGGAGTTACAGCGGAGGAGTGTCGAGTACTTTTGTCAG GCAGTATGCAACAGAGCATGGATGAGGAAAAGAAAGGTTTATGGAAGTCGCTAATGGAGAGATTCTCCTCCAAATCACCAGAAGACGGTCCAGAAAAAGCtcctgaaaaataa
- the LOC102231266 gene encoding translocator protein-like, whose amino-acid sequence MTMWLPMIGLTALPHVGGLYGGFITRKEVKNWYPTLNKPSWRPPNAAFPVVWTCLYTGMGYGSYLIWKELGGFTEDAVVPLGLYGLQLALNWAWTPIFFGAHKLKWALVEIVFLTGTVGATMVSWYSISRTASLLLAPYLSWLCLATALNYCVWRDNPEKKEE is encoded by the exons ATG ACCATGTGGCTGCCTATGATTGGGTTGACGGCGTTGCCGCACGTCGGTGGTCTCTATGGTGGCTTCATTACACGCAAAGAGGTAAAAAACTGGTACCCAACCCTGAACAAACCCTCATGGCGCCCACCAAACGCAGCATTCCCTGTGGTGTGGACTTGCCTGTACACCGGAATGGG GTATGGCTCCTACCTGATCTGGAAAGAGCTTGGAGGTTTCACTGAAGATGCTGTGGTTCCACTGGGGCTTTATGGGCTGCAGCTCGCTCTGAACTGGGCCTGGACTCCCATTTTCTTTGGTGCACACAAACtgaaatgg GCCCTGGTGGAGATCGTGTTTCTCACGGGGACGGTTGGAGCCACCATGGTGTCTTGGTATTCCATCAGCCGCACCGCCTCCCTGCTCCTCGCTCCCTATCTGTCCTGGCTGTGCCTCGCCACAGCCCTCAACTACTGCGTATGGAGAGATAACccagagaaaaaggaagagtaG
- the LOC102231530 gene encoding translocator protein-like, with protein MSLPMIGFTALPHVGGILGGFIRRREVYTWYASLKKPSWCPPNGAFPVVWTSLYTGMGYGSYLIWKELGGFTEDAVVPMGLYGLQLALNWASVPLFFGAHSQKWGLIEIVLLDGAIGATMLSWYPISRTASLLLAPYLAWMCYTTAIRYCIWRDNPDKKE; from the exons ATGTCTCTGCCAATGATTGGGTTCACAGCCCTGCCCCACGTCGGAGGGATTCTTGGTGGCTTCATCCGACGCAGGGAGGTCTACACCTGGTACGCAAGCCTGAAGAAACCCTCCTGGTGCCCACCGAACGGAGCGTTCCCTGTGGTGTGGACGAGTCTTTACACAGGGATGGG GTATGGATCCTACCTCATTTGGAAAGAGCTTGGGGGTTTTACTGAGGATGCAGTGGTCCCAATGGGACTTTATGGGCTGCAGCTCGCTCTGAACTGGGCATCAGTTCCTCTTTTCTTTGGTGCACACAGTCAAAAATGG GGTCTAATTGAGATTGTGCTTCTCGATGGGGCAATTGGAGCGACCATGTTGTCTTGGTATCCCATTAGCCGCACTGCCTCTCTGCTCTTAGCGCCATATCTGGCTTGGATGTGTTACACCACCGCCATCCGTTACTGCATATGGAGAGACAACCCTGATAAAAAAGAGTAG
- the LOC102234385 gene encoding fibroblast growth factor receptor substrate 2-like yields MGSCWSCLYRDPIRDNHLTKFKVINVDDEGNELGSGIMELTQTELILHTRKRDAIRWPYLCLRRYGYDSNLFSFESGRRCQTGQGIFAFKCSRAEEIFNLLQELMQCNSINVVEESMMMSRSGHTPEMDMSRTPQTPNTPAFPVQSFPNGYPGYPIRGDSSQPSLDDHAHSLMALEDQTHTYVNTVSMDGDLSMRHCVHSLPELRPSALPETTRGAMPVGGQGNPQSNMRCCPLEERKDPQVFLQPSSQEVKFMLGPTPAQRHLMERERLGHNPHNLQPAEGATGSETEGDEPGMHLCNSHSYHHFHHHMHRHPSHEHPDSSQSGELTYENINGLRSGRKQRLSPSSVSQSVGSSSSSSTGDSHSHSLLHSHGHGPSSLPPQGYACERGMGGGHRRTALLNYENLPSLPPVWEYSALQRDDEQEEDDEDQDEDEYEEEEDDFDEYEFSEGPGTPNGYHQDSRGIHRDALQNYVNTEQVQPPRLRHPCPPHPRACRPDSAGRIFSFDFRRRSRSGVGGCEHGHMPPSRQLNYIQVDLEEEPPRQALGSGGAQPQHQRLPPKQCGPPVPRRSECYAVIDLKKTAAMSNLQKALPRDDGTSRKTRHNSTDLPL; encoded by the exons ATGGGGAGCTGCTGGAGCTGTCTGTACAGAGACCCCATCCGAGACAACCATCTCACCAAATTTAAg GTCATCAATGTTGATGATGAAGGCAACGAGCTCGGCTCTGGGATCATGGAGCTCACCCAGACTGAGCTCATTCTTCACACACGCAAAAGAGACGCCATCCGGTGGCCGTATCTCTGCCTGCGACGCTACGGCTATGACTCTAACCTGTTTTCCTTTGAGAGCGGCCGCCGCTGTCAGACAGGGCAGG GAATCTTTGCATTCAAGTGTTCACGGGCTGAAGAGATCTTCAACCTGCTCCAGGAGCTGATGCAATGCAACAGCATCAATGTGGTGGAGGAGTCAATGATGATGAGTCGAAGTGGCCACACACCAGAGATGGACATGTCTCGGACACCACAGACTCCCAACA CTCCAGCTTTTCCTGTCCAGTCCTTTCCAAACGGATATCCAGGTTATCCCATCAGAGGGGATTCCTCCCAACCATCTCTTGATGATCATGCACACAGCCTCATGGCTTTGGAAGACCAG ACTCACACCTATGTGAATACTGTGAGTATGGACGGAGATCTTTCCATGCGTCACTGTGTGCACTCTCTGCCTGAGTTGCGGCCTAGCGCTTTGCCAGAAACGACACGTGGGGCCATGCCTGTCGGAGGCCAAGGGAACCCACAGTCCAACATGAGATGCTGTCCGCTTGAGGAGCGCAAAGACCCCCAGGTGTTCCTACAGCCGTCCTCGCAGGAGGTCAAGTTCATGTTGGGGCCCACTCCAGCTCAGCGCCATCTCATGGAGAGGGAGAGGCTCGGGCACAATCCTCACAACCTTCAGCCAGCAGAGGGTGCTACAGGTTCAGAGACGGAGGGGGACGAGCCTGGGATGCACTTGTGCAACTCTCACTCCTATCACCATTTCCATCACCACATGCACCGGCATCCGAGCCACGAGCACCCAGACAGCTCCCAGAGTGGCGAGCTCACCTACGAGAACATCAACGGCCTGCGAAGCGGCCGAAAGCAGCGCCTGAGCCCCAGCAGCGTGTCGCAGTCTGTGGGctcgagcagcagcagcagcactgggGATAGCCACTCACACTCACTGTTGCACTCACATGGCCACGGCCCTTCATCTCTGCCTCCTCAGGGCTACGCCTGTGAGAGGGGCATGGGCGGAGGCCACCGCCGGACAGCTCTTCTCAACTACGAAAACCTGCCCTCACTGCCACCTGTGTGGGAGTACAGCGCCTTGCAGCGGGAcgatgagcaggaggaggacGATGAAGATCAGGATGAGGATGAatatgaagaagaggaggatgacTTTGATGAGTACGAGTTCTCAGAAGGCCCAGGAACGCCCAACGGGTACCACCAGGACAGTCGGGGTATCCACCGAGACGCCCTGCAGAACTATGTCAACACAGAGCAGGTGCAGCCGCCCCGGCTCCGGCACCCCTGCCCCCCGCATCCTCGGGCGTGTCGACCAGACAGCGCAGGGCGAATATTTAGCTTCGATTTCCGAAGGCGATCACGTTCAGGGGTCGGAGGTTGCGAGCACGGTCACATGCCTCCATCACGGCAGCTGAATTACATCCAGGTGGACCTGGAGGAAGAACCTCCCCGCCAAGCCCTCGGCAGTGGGGGTGCCCAGCCACAGCACCAGCGCCTACCACCCAAACAATGTGGCCCGCCGGTACCCAGACGCAGCGAGTGCTACGCCGTGATTGACCTGAAGAAGACCGCTGCCATGTCCAACCTGCAGAAAGCGCTGCCCAGGGATGATGGGACTTCCAGAAAGACTCGCCACAACAGCACAGACCTGCCTCTGTAA